A single genomic interval of Acetomicrobium thermoterrenum DSM 13490 harbors:
- the iolO gene encoding 5-keto-L-gluconate epimerase, with the protein MKFSFVISLQNTKFNAIALKENLQQNLEKLKKLSYDGVELAIRDPSTVDIDEMNALLNKNNFTVCAIGTGQAFVEDGLSLTHPDPNIRAYAINRIKKFINLASNITGKPKIIIGLIRGIKKTNVNVENYFYKSMQDILLEAEKYKIDILIEPINRYETDFINNIHEALIFIKKLNHPRLLLLADTFHMNIEEPNVWQSLEICKEKLGHIHVADTNRWAPGYGHFEWDIFSQTLKKISYSGWISGEMLPKPSEDEAISHTITLLRSLFS; encoded by the coding sequence ATGAAATTTTCCTTTGTTATATCATTACAGAACACTAAGTTTAACGCTATTGCTCTCAAAGAAAACTTGCAGCAAAACCTCGAAAAACTTAAAAAGTTATCATATGATGGAGTCGAATTGGCTATTCGTGATCCTAGCACTGTGGATATTGACGAAATGAATGCGCTACTCAATAAAAACAATTTTACCGTATGTGCCATCGGAACAGGACAGGCTTTTGTAGAAGATGGTCTATCTTTAACTCATCCAGATCCAAATATACGTGCTTATGCTATTAACAGGATCAAAAAATTTATAAACTTAGCTAGTAATATTACGGGCAAACCTAAAATTATAATTGGGCTAATAAGGGGCATAAAAAAAACAAATGTTAATGTTGAAAATTATTTTTATAAGTCAATGCAAGATATACTTTTGGAAGCGGAAAAATACAAAATTGATATATTAATAGAACCAATAAATAGATATGAAACCGATTTTATAAACAATATTCATGAAGCATTAATTTTTATAAAAAAACTCAACCACCCGAGACTACTGTTGTTAGCGGACACTTTTCATATGAACATCGAAGAACCCAATGTATGGCAATCCCTTGAAATATGCAAAGAAAAGCTGGGCCATATACATGTCGCTGATACCAATAGATGGGCTCCTGGATATGGCCACTTTGAGTGGGATATATTTTCTCAAACTCTAAAAAAAATAAGCTATTCTGGCTGGATTTCTGGTGAAATGCTACCAAAACCAAGCGAAGATGAAGCCATATCCCACACAATTACGCTTTTGCGTTCATTATTTAGTTAA
- a CDS encoding sugar ABC transporter substrate-binding protein has protein sequence KQPANSERALGMQVMENILTSNPDLDAVFCTNDEMALGALQAAEAAGKKIIIVGFDANKDALESIIDNGLTATIAQNPFAMGLYGVENAIKLLNGEEIPKKIDTGTTLVTIDNAKEFLKQKEELSL, from the coding sequence AAGCAGCCAGCTAACTCGGAAAGAGCTCTAGGTATGCAGGTAATGGAAAATATTCTAACGTCAAATCCTGATCTAGATGCGGTGTTTTGTACTAACGATGAGATGGCTTTAGGGGCACTGCAAGCCGCGGAAGCTGCGGGAAAAAAGATAATAATTGTTGGATTTGACGCTAACAAAGATGCACTTGAAAGCATTATAGATAATGGATTAACTGCCACAATCGCTCAAAACCCATTTGCTATGGGTTTGTACGGAGTTGAAAACGCAATAAAACTGCTTAATGGAGAAGAAATACCTAAAAAGATTGACACAGGAACGACTCTGGTTACCATCGATAACGCAAAAGAATTTCTCAAACAAAAAGAAGAATTATCTTTGTAA